In bacterium, a single window of DNA contains:
- a CDS encoding YihY/virulence factor BrkB family protein — translation MAGSRRVRRASSIAACGWRPGGSASCRRTRRRELRRLIRQARRYLAFLWREYREDRCAQAAAALAFGTLLSVVPLAALLGWLTRPFHRYIANPIEQIAPFFTPTPRLQEIIRQSVERYAGNATQLGLIGLLFFLPVAWGMLSSIESVINDIWHVEKRRGQFHRLAHFWAAVVFAPLLFFASATLKQAIERAVILEGWLDSRTVNWLLGDLAPFLLLVASATLAYWILPNKHVRFGSALIGGAVTALLYQLVHWGFGLYVSSVGAYDRIYGLLGAIPAFLIWVFLVWSVVLIGAEVAYSAQHAWDEEPPR, via the coding sequence ATTGCCGGCAGCCGGCGGGTGCGGCGGGCTTCTTCCATCGCCGCCTGCGGCTGGAGGCCGGGCGGCTCGGCGAGTTGTCGGCGGACGCGGAGGCGTGAGTTGCGGCGGTTGATCCGGCAGGCGCGGCGCTACCTGGCCTTCCTCTGGCGCGAGTACCGCGAGGACCGCTGCGCGCAGGCGGCAGCGGCGCTCGCCTTCGGCACCCTGCTCAGCGTGGTACCCCTGGCCGCCCTGCTCGGCTGGCTGACGCGGCCCTTCCACCGTTACATCGCGAATCCGATCGAGCAGATCGCGCCCTTCTTCACGCCGACGCCGCGCCTGCAGGAGATCATCCGCCAGAGCGTGGAGCGCTACGCGGGCAACGCCACGCAACTCGGCCTGATCGGCCTGCTCTTCTTCCTGCCCGTGGCCTGGGGCATGCTCTCCTCGATCGAGAGCGTGATCAACGACATCTGGCACGTGGAGAAGCGGCGCGGGCAGTTCCACCGGCTCGCGCATTTTTGGGCGGCGGTGGTCTTCGCGCCGCTGCTCTTCTTCGCGAGCGCGACGCTCAAGCAAGCGATCGAGCGGGCGGTCATCCTCGAAGGCTGGCTCGACTCGCGCACGGTGAACTGGCTGCTCGGCGACCTCGCGCCCTTCCTGCTGCTCGTCGCCTCGGCCACGCTGGCCTACTGGATCCTGCCCAACAAGCACGTGCGCTTCGGCTCGGCGCTGATCGGCGGCGCCGTGACGGCCCTGCTCTACCAGCTCGTGCACTGGGGTTTCGGGCTCTACGTGTCGAGCGTGGGCGCCTACGACCGCATCTACGGCCTACTCGGCGCGATCCCGGCCTTCCTGATCTGGGTCTTCCTCGTCTGGTCCGTAGTGCTGATCGGCGCCGAGGTGGCCTACAGCGCCCAGCACGCCTGGGACGAGGAGCCGCCGCGCTGA
- the larC gene encoding nickel pincer cofactor biosynthesis protein LarC: MEQHAPGAQSAPGWGGRREPLFPGAQRALFVDAPSGIAGDMFLVALAGLGFSLAELEAAFARAGVKLALAAEPVTRHHLAGLHLRAELPHEHVHRGLADCLAIVNALGLPAPAAALAERCFRRLAAVEAALHATTPANVHFHEVGALDSLLDIAGAALGLARLGVGQVYLRELAVGRGTVKTAHGVLPVPAPATLALLTARGVPLREVAVDAELVTPTGALILAETAEPAPAGLAWRPLASAYGAGTREIPGRPNLLRLTLAEPLPTAATEGLIHRELPLLRCTVDDMSAERCGYLMERLFEAGALDVHFRPLQMKKNRPGIEIEVLASEDAEQLARLQGLLFTETSTLGLRIAREERVELPRRFERVQTPWGEVTMKVATLPGGDRRAAPEYEDCARLARASGRPLAEIEEAARRAWAARREEEGAR; this comes from the coding sequence ATGGAGCAGCACGCGCCGGGCGCCCAGAGCGCGCCGGGCTGGGGCGGGCGCCGCGAGCCGCTCTTTCCGGGCGCCCAGCGCGCCCTCTTTGTCGATGCCCCCAGTGGAATCGCTGGCGACATGTTCCTCGTCGCGCTGGCCGGTCTCGGCTTCTCGCTCGCCGAGCTCGAGGCCGCCTTCGCCCGCGCCGGCGTCAAGCTCGCCCTCGCCGCCGAACCCGTGACGCGCCATCACCTGGCCGGGCTCCACCTGCGCGCCGAGCTGCCGCACGAGCACGTTCACCGAGGCCTTGCCGACTGCCTCGCGATCGTGAACGCGCTCGGACTGCCTGCGCCGGCCGCGGCACTCGCCGAGCGCTGCTTCCGCCGACTCGCTGCCGTGGAGGCCGCGCTCCACGCGACCACCCCCGCCAACGTGCACTTCCACGAGGTGGGCGCGCTGGACTCGCTGCTGGACATCGCCGGCGCGGCCCTCGGCCTCGCGCGGCTGGGCGTCGGGCAGGTCTACCTGCGCGAGCTGGCCGTGGGCCGCGGCACGGTGAAGACGGCCCACGGCGTGCTGCCCGTGCCCGCCCCCGCCACGCTCGCGCTGCTCACCGCCAGGGGCGTGCCGCTGCGCGAGGTCGCGGTGGACGCCGAACTCGTGACGCCCACCGGCGCGCTCATCCTGGCCGAGACCGCCGAGCCGGCGCCGGCGGGTCTCGCCTGGCGCCCGCTGGCCAGCGCCTATGGTGCCGGCACGCGGGAGATTCCCGGCCGGCCGAACCTGCTGCGCCTCACCCTGGCCGAGCCGCTGCCCACGGCCGCGACGGAGGGCCTCATCCACCGCGAGCTGCCACTCCTGCGCTGCACCGTCGACGACATGAGCGCCGAACGCTGCGGCTATCTCATGGAGCGCCTCTTCGAAGCGGGCGCGCTGGACGTGCACTTCCGGCCCCTCCAGATGAAGAAGAACCGGCCCGGCATCGAGATCGAGGTGCTGGCCAGCGAGGACGCGGAGCAGCTCGCGCGTCTGCAGGGTCTACTCTTCACCGAGACGAGCACGCTGGGCCTGCGCATCGCGCGCGAGGAGCGCGTGGAGCTGCCGCGCCGCTTCGAGCGCGTCCAGACACCCTGGGGGGAAGTGACGATGAAGGTGGCCACGCTCCCCGGCGGCGACCGGCGCGCCGCGCCCGAGTACGAGGACTGCGCGCGGCTCGCGCGCGCGAGCGGGCGGCCGCTCGCCGAGATCGAGGAGGCGGCGCGCCGCGCCTGGGCCGCGCGCCGGGAGGAGGAGGGAGCCCGATGA
- a CDS encoding ABC transporter ATP-binding protein yields the protein MPSPVRSPSARAAKRSATGGPCSRAIPRVPAAARPPRRWASRPARTRNPEHDGPGAGRRAAMSALLAARGLVVERGGRRLLDGVDCALRAGEHWLVWGANGAGKTTLARVLAGFLAPDTGRVEYAAGLEPPLPLLVADPDAQLAAASVRDEVALGARRPGEPRLDRAGRGPAAARIAAALADYRLEPLAARNPHALSGGEKRRLNLAALSVLEAPLLILDEPELHLDPPSWRDCCALMAAWRAADPQRALLEISRDPERALVADGLLVLHEGRVVGAGAPREVYAALRGRGLPIPRVAAWEPLAAPAPAPALLEPGAPLLRAEGLRLARPSGGPPVLGGLDLSVAAGERVLILGENGSGKSALLVLLADLADPTSGRLWLDAAAAPALAFQEPERVCFAERVEDEVAFGPRRRQGLAGAALAARVEGALAAMGLPPAEFAARDPFQLSAGEQRRLALASVMALSPGLLLLDEPGAGLDAEGWAQLMAALAAWPGALVWADCRQPAGAAGFFHRRLRLEAGRLGELSADAEA from the coding sequence ATGCCCTCGCCCGTTCGCTCGCCGAGCGCGAGAGCGGCGAAGCGGAGCGCTACTGGCGGGCCGTGCTCGCGCGCGATCCCGAGGGTCCCCGCGGCCGCGAGGCCGCCGCGGCGCTGGGCCTCGCGCCCGGCGCGGACTCGGAACCCTGAGCATGATGGGCCCGGCGCAGGCCGGCGCGCGGCGATGAGCGCGCTCCTTGCGGCGCGCGGCCTCGTCGTCGAGCGCGGCGGTCGGCGCCTGCTGGACGGCGTCGACTGCGCGCTGCGCGCCGGCGAGCACTGGCTCGTCTGGGGCGCGAACGGCGCCGGCAAGACCACCCTCGCCCGCGTGCTCGCCGGATTCCTCGCCCCCGACACCGGCCGCGTGGAGTACGCCGCCGGACTCGAGCCGCCGCTGCCCCTGCTGGTCGCCGATCCCGATGCTCAGCTCGCCGCGGCCAGCGTGCGCGACGAGGTCGCGCTCGGCGCCCGCCGGCCCGGCGAGCCGCGTCTGGACCGTGCGGGTCGCGGCCCGGCGGCCGCGCGCATCGCCGCGGCGCTCGCGGACTACCGGCTGGAGCCGCTCGCCGCGCGCAACCCGCACGCGCTCTCGGGCGGCGAGAAGCGGCGCCTGAACCTCGCGGCGCTCTCCGTGCTCGAGGCGCCGCTCCTCATCCTCGACGAACCGGAGCTGCACCTCGATCCGCCCTCCTGGCGGGACTGCTGCGCGCTCATGGCAGCCTGGCGCGCGGCTGACCCGCAGCGGGCGCTGCTCGAAATCAGCCGCGATCCCGAGCGCGCGCTCGTCGCGGACGGGCTGCTCGTCCTGCACGAGGGGCGGGTCGTGGGGGCGGGCGCGCCGCGGGAGGTCTACGCGGCGCTGCGGGGACGCGGCCTGCCGATCCCGCGCGTGGCGGCCTGGGAGCCGCTCGCCGCGCCCGCACCGGCGCCTGCGCTGCTGGAGCCGGGCGCGCCACTCCTGCGCGCCGAGGGTCTGCGCCTCGCGCGGCCCAGCGGCGGCCCGCCCGTGCTGGGCGGCCTCGACCTGAGCGTCGCCGCGGGCGAGCGCGTGCTGATCCTCGGCGAGAACGGCAGCGGCAAGAGCGCCTTGCTCGTGCTGCTCGCGGACCTGGCCGACCCCACGAGCGGCCGGCTCTGGCTGGACGCGGCCGCCGCCCCGGCGCTGGCGTTCCAGGAGCCGGAGCGGGTATGCTTCGCCGAGCGCGTCGAGGACGAGGTGGCCTTCGGGCCACGCCGGCGCCAGGGGCTCGCGGGCGCGGCGCTGGCCGCGCGCGTCGAGGGCGCCCTGGCGGCGATGGGCCTGCCGCCCGCCGAGTTCGCGGCGCGGGACCCCTTCCAGCTCTCGGCGGGCGAGCAGCGGCGCCTGGCCCTGGCCAGTGTGATGGCCCTGTCGCCCGGCCTGCTGCTCCTCGACGAGCCGGGTGCGGGCCTGGATGCAGAAGGCTGGGCCCAGCTGATGGCCGCCCTGGCCGCCTGGCCGGGCGCGCTGGTCTGGGCCGATTGCCGGCAGCCGGCGGGTGCGGCGGGCTTCTTCCATCGCCGCCTGCGGCTGGAGGCCGGGCGGCTCGGCGAGTTGTCGGCGGACGCGGAGGCGTGA
- a CDS encoding tetratricopeptide repeat protein, which produces MKRSSGRAVRLALLLLAAALALPACSQKGETPQGSTTPPPARPRDEVPREAPRREPGIAHVVQPGETWAGLAEDYYGDTARARGLQRANPDNTAAPAPGDTLFIPFTAREREIYAERAKARGPYNEGLALAQRGDYPDAILKFEEAIAADSKLARAHYNLGLVYQRAGAPRRAASCLQKACELAPSADTHYALGLAQREIGEMGKAERSFRAALELAPDHLPSLYALARSLAERESGEAERYWRAVLARDPEGPRGREAAAALGLAPGADSEP; this is translated from the coding sequence ATGAAGCGAAGCAGCGGCCGCGCAGTGCGTCTCGCGCTCCTGCTGCTCGCCGCTGCGCTCGCGCTGCCGGCCTGCAGCCAGAAGGGCGAGACGCCGCAGGGCAGCACGACCCCGCCCCCGGCCCGCCCTCGCGACGAGGTCCCGCGCGAGGCGCCGCGCCGCGAGCCCGGCATCGCGCATGTCGTGCAACCCGGCGAGACCTGGGCCGGCCTCGCGGAGGACTACTACGGCGACACGGCCCGCGCCCGCGGGCTGCAGCGCGCGAACCCCGACAACACGGCCGCGCCCGCGCCCGGCGACACGCTCTTCATCCCCTTCACGGCGCGCGAGCGGGAGATCTACGCCGAGCGCGCCAAGGCGCGCGGGCCCTACAACGAGGGTCTCGCCCTCGCGCAGCGCGGCGACTACCCGGACGCCATCCTCAAGTTCGAGGAGGCGATCGCCGCGGATTCCAAGCTGGCGCGCGCGCACTACAACCTCGGGCTCGTCTACCAGCGCGCCGGCGCGCCGCGGCGCGCCGCGTCCTGCCTGCAGAAGGCCTGCGAGCTGGCGCCGAGCGCGGACACGCACTACGCCCTGGGCCTCGCCCAGCGGGAGATCGGCGAGATGGGCAAGGCCGAGCGCAGCTTCCGCGCCGCGCTCGAGCTGGCCCCGGACCACCTGCCGAGCCTCTATGCCCTCGCCCGTTCGCTCGCCGAGCGCGAGAGCGGCGAAGCGGAGCGCTACTGGCGGGCCGTGCTCGCGCGCGATCCCGAGGGTCCCCGCGGCCGCGAGGCCGCCGCGGCGCTGGGCCTCGCGCCCGGCGCGGACTCGGAACCCTGA